The Acropora muricata isolate sample 2 chromosome 7, ASM3666990v1, whole genome shotgun sequence genomic interval GCGAAATTTTGTTCTAGCTTCATAGGTAAATTAAAAATCGAATGACACGATTTTTTTACATTCACTGAGCAAAAAAATGCCCAAAGTTTCTCTCACTGCAcgatattttttaattttatgtccATTTTTGCTGACTATAGCAACCTGGCaatatattttttcaatttaagcTAGTGGGAAGGTCACGCGTATGAAACTTGGACATGGGtattttcatttaaaatattaaattgaCACTTGGCGCTGAGGAATGACACAACTTGCTGTATGagaagaatgtttttttctcttaatttaTCTTACTGTCCAAGTTACTGAGGAGACGAGTCTTCGGAAATAAAGCAAATCTGACCGATCAACCGTATCGTGCGATTTCCTTGCCATTAGGCATGTCTGTAACTTCAGTCAGGTTTTCGACGCTTAAACCAATTCCTGACAGGGGAGCCGAGGTCACAATTTCTCTGACTAAATCATCAAAGGAGGCATCGAAAGTGTGACTTAGTTACTACCATGACCAACAGATCAGCCTAATTCTTGGCCACGGTGGGATAGAGTTCTTTAAGAAACActgggaaaggaatgcagagctcaagtgagcagccgttagttggggggagcattgcgtgacgaccctaataacggctgcgaaggagactagttccagttatgcatcagtcaattccagctacGCCCTGCCCCCCCTCTCCCCCCACCGGACTGAACCCCGGGAATTtgcccttatttttttcttatcataGCAAATTTCCGGGGGCAGGTACTTATTCGGACGCGACAATTAAAACATACTCTTTAAAATTTGCTTCgaaattatggctttttagattaAAGTACAcattaaaacttaaaaaaacgTCAGCAAATTTTTCGGCGGTAACCCCGGGGTATGCGAATGCCCGGCCCCCGGGACGCGCTAAATTAGCTAAGGCCACACCCCGGGACTGACAAGACGGGCAAATGCCCCGCAGTTGCCCGCGTTGGGGGGTTGCCAGGGCGCAGCTgaaattgactgatgcattacgCGTTGATACATCACTCGCAACGTTTCTTCATACTGTTGTACTTTTCTTGCTGAAAACTCAGCTTGGTCCCCATCGCGTAAGTCCAGCATGTGGTACATTGGTGGAATACAGACAAGATATTTAAGAAAAACTCttctgccgccattttgtttttcccgCGGCTAGTTCTCAGTCTTCGTTTATCAAAAGCTCTTCCCAGGCCTTCTTGATGTATAAAAACGTGcatgttgcaaaattcaacacCTTGTTCAGTTTAATATAATCAACAACTTAATATATTCAAAAacttatatttgtattcaacaATACACATCTTGCAACAACCAACATTATTTCCATTCAACTAGTACTAATCTATTTGTTGAACTTCAACCcaaccaaaacaaatttcattcgACAACAACATCCGTTCAACTTcaatcaaaattattttcattcaacaaatatatttcaactttaattcaaaataatttcattcaacaaaaataatttctttgaatttttttaacataAACATACAAAAACTTGATGTGAATGTAAACGACATGATGTATCAAAATACATCTTCACATGTAAAATTAAATTAGTCATCTTgatattttgccacaatcggaAGAGCATAGGGTAtcttagtctccttcgcagccgttattagggtcgtaaCGCAATGTCGTCACATGATCtgcattgggaaaacaaaaccgaTAAACGAAAagtgtaatttctgacgttccAGTGACATGGGAACGAGTTAGTCAGAAATTgaatattctgacggcacggCGTAGAGGACCGCAGGTGGCTATGGGCTAGGTTAGGGCTATTTAGGAGTTTGGCGGAAGTTTTTCATCATTCTACGTTTGTCAGTCGCTGATGCCTTAACTTTATGCTTAAGTCTTTCATCTCTTTCACATTTCGCGTATTTGATTGAGTATGTCGGTTTCTTCAGAGGTTCAGCAATTTATAAATAAGTCTTTAGCTGATAACAACAAAGCCTTACTGGATCAGATTTCGAAGTTAGTCGCTGATTCCTAAGACGGGAAGAGCCGAAGTCCTAACTCGCAACGTTTCTTCATACTGTTGTACTTTTCTCGATAAAAACTCAGCTTTGTCCCCATCGCGTAAGTCCAGCATGCGGTACATTGATGGAACACAGACAAGATATTTAAGAAAAACTCttctgccgccattttgtttttcccgCGGCTAGTTCTCAGTCTTCGTTTATTAAAAGCTCGTCCCCAGACCTTCTTGATGTATAACACGTGcatgttgcaaaattcaacacCTAGTACAGTTTAATATATTCATCAACTAAGATgtatttatattcaacattttatatttgtattcaacaATACACATTTTCTTGCaacaaccaaaattattttcattcaactaGTACTAAAATATTTGTTGAACTTCAACCcaaccaaaacaaatttcattcgACAACAACATCCGTTCAACTTcaatcaaaattattttcattcaacaaatatatttcaactttaattcaaaataatttcattcaacaaaaataatttctttgaatttttttaacataAACATACAAAAACTTGATGTGAATGTAAACGACTTGATGTATTAAAATACATCTTGACATGTAAAATTAAATTAGTCatcttgatattttgtcacattcgggcGAGCATAGGGTAtcgtagtctccttcgcagccgttattaatGTCGTCACGCAATGTCGTCACATGATCtgcattgggaaaacaaaatcgataAACGAAAAACGACTTTTCTGTTACGTAGACGCGTTTTCACGCGCTCATCGCCAGCGTCATTGATTCTAGTGCGTTATGACTGTGTCATTTTTTCGTGACTGCCTTATTAACGTAAATTGAAACCTAGTTATTAATTCCacctccattaaaaaaaaattgaaaaaagtaaaaaaatcattgaaaaaaactaattttgcaTCTTCGAGCCTTCATGCGCTTGCACAAATAGAGAATACTACCCGACGCGTTCGcatacgtgtctgacaaatatcgtgagatcgctcccttgtcatTGCACGCACGCACTGCACTACATTGCATGCACGCACACGCATGGCACGCACCCCgtgcaacccccccccccccttcctggttacgggcctgccTAGAAAGATTAATGACTCTGATCCGCTGTCTTCCATTATAAGCAAAAGTGAGTTTGGCATATTCCTCCGTTATAAGCAAAATGCAGGGAAGGTTGGTTATTTCGAGAGTTCTTGgctcaaatttcaaaatgaaggaaaaggagGATAAAGAAAGAGTCAAAGCGTTAGGAAATGAACAAGGGCTAAGATGTCACAAGTTGGAAGCAAGACAAAGCTCTGAGCTTGGGTTGTCTGTTGGTTTCGAAATCTGTTGGTGTACTACCTGTGGTCCGTGATGCCTTACAGTTTGTGGAGGGAACCTTCAAATCTCAATGGAAGCCCATGCGGAAATGACTTTAAGCAGGTTTAGTAACAAGGACGGCTAGGGTATTGTGGACGTCAGTCACGAATTTGCATATTAAACGAGCAGTTTCGCACGTTTTGCActtgcatttttcaatttagtacATTTTGCGCCGTTCTCTCCCAACAAACCACTTAAAATGATTTGTTTTGAAGCTGCATGGAGGACGTGACTTGACGACATGTTTCATTCCTTGACTCCTTGACTCCTTATAATCCAAACCATTGATAGCAAATTTCATTCCAGCATAATTGGAACGCATTTTTCACGCACaatatttttgaataaacgaCGAATGATTTTTTTGCATGACGTTTCCGCTGCCGTTGGCGTTGTGGTTTCCTTTTCTAATCTCTCTTTTTTACGATCAGCGCGCACAGAGAGTTGTGCCAGTCCACagtccacagtccttgtccTCGAGTTATATTTCGTACACTGAATGGCTCTGAGAAGGGAAATTCGATTGTAATAATAGATTTTTTTAACATGTTAAAATATGTTCTAAAAAATCGTAGCTCCAGGAATATTCTTAACATTTCCTTACaatttcggaaatttcagcctTAGGATAGGAGATgattacatggcaaatttcagcccgggctgaaatattcGTTTGAAATTGATTCTTATCAATGAGAAGTGACAACCCGAGCGTACATAATTATGTGTATTCAAGTGGTTTTAGCTGCCACACCAGCCAAATTATTTTGATCAATagaaaaaggaaatattattttaaagaactATGAATGTcatcttttatttttatgtctTTTCGTTAAACGTTTGGTGGCGGAAACCAACTGTGAAAATCTCTGTGAATCAACAGGCTATGAACGGAATCAGTGAGTCTCTCCAGTGACTGTTTATAGGAATCCAGGGAGTCAAGCACTATATTGTCATTAACTCATCTTCATTTTGTGCTTCgttattgaatattttaatatGAGTGCGCACTTAGCAGTGCCAGTCCATATTCCACAGTCCTTGTCCACAATCCAAATTTTGTGTGTGTTGCCTTTTTCCCGATTAACCTTTcgttttccttatgcaaatcagagTTTACTCAGTTTGCCTTGTACCACAGTAGCTGCAAATAAAACCAAGCGATCGTCTATTTGCTTTTGCTGAGAATCTTTCAATAACAGGTGAGTGCTAAATACCACTCTGATGAACATCAATTACTCGCAGTGTTCTGCAAACGGACTaaatcatttgtgttttctgatcatcgtgtaacttcctgttaTCATTATAATTGACAAACATGTTTACATCAACATTTTGTGACATTGGGACGAAAGCTCGCATGTACATTTTTAACTTAGAATAACATGCacaggagaaacaaaatggttCGAAACAATCTAACTGGTTTGATGATTACAAGACAATTACacacttttaaaaataatcagtGAGAGCGCGGTGCATTGAATTTCGCTCGTCAATTTTCAAAGCGTGATCCACACTTGAAAACGTTTCATCAAACTGGATTTCTTGTTTCTtgagaaactgtggtactacgtcggtggaagagtgaaacaaaagtttggtcTTATCGAACgacttgataaatgttgaattaccaccgtgaaagatttggaaagctaacGTTGCAAGCGTtggccctttgtcagagcgaatctttatcaactcgtttgataaaactatgttttgtttcatcaaagtGATATTATTTAGCTTAAATCTATGCTAATCATTTTTGAACATATAACTTGACAATTTTATAACTCTCCACATGACAATGAAAACGTTGCGTTATCAATCTCATTGGTTTGCTTTTCAGACGCGAAAAGGTAATTTTGTAACCTTAATCGGTTCTTTTTAGCGACGACATAGACGGGTCTAACTCAGCAGTTCTCTTAAAATGTACATAGGTTTTCTTTAATCTCGTTTTGAAGCAAAGATGTCCTACTCGAAAAATCTTATGTTGGGTTTGATGGGGTTTAAATCGGCATAACTGTTTGTCACGCACGACATTGCATGACACGAGGCCATAACTACGTCACAGAAAAACCCAGCGAAATTTATGCAATAGCAATCATTTCAACAATTTGAGAGCTAATAAAAAAAGCCGAGCAAACAGACGTGTTTAGCAACTACACAAGGACTTGGATGTTACGAGACGGAAACAATACACCATCATGctatataaaaaaaaagcagttttcgtccgtcattatcattgttttacTTTTTATCTTAAAGTCATTTTAAAGTTCTCTCCATGAGGTTGGGCTTTCTGTGGCATAGTTTTAAATTAACTTCTTCGTTACCCAAATCAATTcatcgaaagatatgagaaggcAACTTTAGCTGAGTTCACCTGGATTTCTTTCAGCTGCGGTTAGGTAGCTTCAACACAAACCAATCGATcgtcagggttttttttttgtttttgttttttctttttgttttagaaTCTTTGAGTGCTAAGAAATGCACTCCGGTGAACACCGTGAACTAGCATCGGCTGAAACATTTGTCGTATAATCTACCGTTGTGTTTACAGTTAGTGACTATATGGTATGCACCTTTTCCCCAGAAGCAAACCTGAGATCGTGGATAACACAATctcattaaaaataaaaagccTCATAATTTACGATTTCAATTCTCATAATCTTTCAAGTTAATTGGAATACCACAATTTTATCCATGAAAGTAAACAAATGCAAGTGCATGACTTCAACCTCAAACGTTTCAACACAAGACGCCATAGTAGGAACCCTCAACAACAAAGAGGGAAAGAAAAGTAGAAAGTTGATATCGAAATATATTGTGTGATTTAAAAATCCTGGTACAATCAGTTCAATCAACAACTCCCCTTGTAAATATCCTTCGCGTGTAAAGTATGCCACTTCGTTGTTCGACTGTGAGTAATCCCTAACTTCGACAACAGATCGACAAACGAGCGAGCAAAAAAACGAGCATGCGAAATGCACGAGCACGCGAAATACACGAGCACGCGAAATACACTAGCACTCGAGACTCAGGGACATGCAACGATACGACGAggaaattttcgaaaattccGAAAATTTTTCACGCTTCCGGCGCGTCTGTGTCTTTTCCTGTTTAATAATATACTCATTGActtattgatttcttttatcAGTTTGTCAAGAAGAATGGATGACAAGGCACGAAAGGAACAAGCGTCCAACAATCCCGGTACAGATTTCCACTCACGGGGTGAATtaggaaaagccattgagtgtcatgaaaaagatttggaagttgcaagagaaatcggtgatcgggccggagaaggaaacgcttatggaaatctcggtaacgcttaccgcTTACAGGGTAACTTCCgtagagccattgagtatcatgaaaagaatttgaaacttgcaatagaaataggtgatcgggccggagaaggagaagcctatggaaatcttggttgcgcttacgactcaatgggtgacttccacaaagccattgagtatcataaaaggtatctgaaaattgcaatagaaatcggtgacctaGACGGAAAAGGACGGGCCATTGGAggcctcggtaatgcctacgactcactaggtgatttccgaaaagccactgagtatcatgaaaatgcattaaaacttgcaaaagaaatcgatgATCAAGAAGgcgaaggagtagcctatggaaatctcggtaatgctttcttttcattgggtgacttccaaaaagccattgagtgtcataaaaaacatttgaaaactgcaatgGAAATCGATCTTCtaggcggagaaggaacagcctatggaaatatcggtaatgccTACCACGCACTGGCTTACTTtcggaaagccattgagtatcaccaaAGATCTcttaaaactgcaatagaaatcgctgaccgagaaggagaaggattggcctatggaaatctcggtaatgtttgCAACTCATTAGGTGACTTCTTAAAAGCTCTTGATTaccataaaaaacatttgaaaattgcaagagaaatcggtctTCGAGCCGGtgaaggaacggcctatggaaatcttggttatACTTAccgttcactgggtgacttccgaaaagccattgaatatcatgaaaaacatttgaaaattgcagtagaagttggcgatcgggccggagaaggaacggcctatggaaatctcggtaatgctcacaagtcactgggtgacttccgaaaagccattgaatatcttgaaaaaggtttgaaaattgcaaaagaaatcggtgatcgggccggagaaggaagagcctatggaaatctcggtaatacttaccggtcactgggtgactatggaaacgCCAcggagtatcataaaaaacatttgaaaattgcaaaagaaatcggtgatcgggctggagaaggggcagcctatggaaatctcggtaatgcataccagtcactgggtgactatggaaaagccactgagtatcatgaaaaacgtttgaaaattgcaaaagaaatcggtgatcgggctggagaaggaaaagcctatggaaatctcggtattgtttacaattcactgggtgaccatcaaaaagccactgagtatcatgaaaaacgtttgaaaattgcaaaagaaatcggtgatcgggctggagaaggaaaagcctatggaaatctcggtattgtttacaattcactgggtgaccatcaaaaagccactgagtatcatgaaaaacgtttgaaaattgcaaaagaaatcggtgatcgggctggagaaggaaaagcctatggaaatctcggtattgtttacaattcactgggtgaccatcaaaaagccactgagtatcatgaaaaacgtttgaaaattgcaaaagaaatcggtgatcgggctggagaaggaaaagcctatggaaatctcggtattgtttACAATTCACTGGGTGACCATCAAAAAGCCactgactatcatgaaaaagatttgaaaattgcaaaagaaatcggtgatcgggctggagaaggaaaagcctatggaaatctcggtaatgctcacaagtcactgggtgacttccgaaaagccattgaatatcttgaaaaacatttgaaaattgcaaaagaaatcggtgatcgggccggagaaggagcagcctatggaaatctcggtaatgcttacaagtcactgggtgactatggaaaagccactgagtatcatgaaaaacatttgaaaattgcaaaggaagtcggtgatcgggccggagaaggaagagcctatggaaatctcggtaatgcttacaattcactgggtgactatggaaaagccactgagtatgataaaaacatttgaaaagtgcaaaagaaatcggtgatagggctggagaaggagtagcctatggaaatcttggtactgcttaccagttactgggtgacttTGAAAAAGCCCTTGAGCagcatgaaaaacgtttgaaaattgcagtaaaAATCGGTGGTCAGACCATAGAAAGAAGAGCCTATGGAAGCCTTGTTTATGCGTACAGGTCACTGGATGACTAtggaaaagctattgagtatcatgaaaaacattcgaaagttgcaaaagaaatcggtgacgGGGCTGGAGAATGAAGATCTTATGGAAATCTCGATACTGCTTagcagtcattgggtgactagggggaagccattgagtatcatgaaaaagatttgataATTGTAATTGAGATAAGTGATcgaggcggagaaggaagagattATCACAAGATTggaaaaaatacttttcttcTCAACAATTCGGAGACGCGGTGAATGATTTTGTTTCCCCTGTGGATGCCTTTCGATACTTTGAGGTctctctcatgttgaagtctgaAGATTATTGGACAGCAGCATGAAGAGACTTGCACTGCCTTATGGAGGTCGTTGCTTATGATTGAAAAGATCGACAATTCTTTGTTTGCTGCTGAACTTgcgcagactttgtctgacaatttgTTGGTTCAATATGAACTCGCTCCGAGGCCCTCATCAGCTGCTGAATTTGACTCCAAAAAGACAATATCTCTTTTCTTAACAGAGCGTTCTAAACCAGTTATTTTTCTAGCAATTCAAGGATTAACAATCAACATCTGGCTGCTGAGGAGGGAAAAGAAAACTGCATTTCGACAAGGGAGGCTATAGGGGTTGATAGAACAGAAAAATATCCAACTCGCGTCTTACTAGAGAGCCTTTataccttttgctgttcattaagagaaaatacgcaatcatttgcactaaaagtcagacaataatgcgaaaatacgttcatttgcgccaataggcattcaattgcgcgaaatgcaccctctacaaggatatctgcataattgtaaacattcaattaagtttcaagactttcattaacgtcttgcggcattcaaattcctcaaagcaactttcatttgcgcgtattgtaaattcgataacattacaacaatattcttttgcgtggtctggcattcattttagtgaacaatatattcaataaaatttttaaccatggctaaacagtcaatagcatcaatgaacaaccaatacaattttgtcgataatcactaacgcggttatacaaacaatagagtgttctttacattgttttcgcaaaaatctttttgcaaataaaaacgttacatatttagtatgaatttttaaacaaatgaagggaactttgtagataaatgcaaagtgcgttattagccttcaatttcctcccccttaagacagcgtggcaaataggtttgcatgaaccTAATGCACTGGTAAGCCTTAGCAGCAGTTATCACACCTAAGCAGCGCTGAAGAGAATCGAGAAGCAATCGCGTTCACATCTCCCCTAACGGGATACCTAAGCGTCTGACCTCCGCTCTGTCGTCCATTCGAGcctgtatttcgggcctcgataCGTCTCCTTTTATCGTTGTCTTCAGTGAGCTGATTGCCTGCTCTACTATGTTCAGGAATGGGCTGTAGGCCGGGAGCATCTCCAGCTCAGTATTGGCTACGGGGATGGCGGGATTTCGATGTGCTCGCGCACCGTCGTAAATGAAAATAACCTCGTCGGGGTCTAGATATTGCCTCGTCTTGGCCGCAAAGTCGTTTAAGCGAGGTACATTCATTCCGCCGATATAGGCAGAGTGAAACATCAGGCCGTTAACGGACGATACTGCTAGGGCAACAGTCACGTCCCATCCTCGCTGGTCGCACACTTGTCTATATGCACGCATACCCTGCCTCTGCGTCCCGTGATTTCTGGCAGTCCAGATGTTGTAACCGCACTCATCGATAAAAATTTAGTGGCGCATAATGGCATGATTGATGAACCAGTTTCCATTttcttgccttctttgcaaaacatcaTGTCTGTTCTGTCTGCTAGGACGGGCCGAACCAGTTTAACGTGAAACagcattctttccaaatttcgaGCAACGGTCCGGTCATGAATCAGACGTTTGGCAGGAAGTCTTCTCTTCAACTCTCCATTTATCTGGCTTTGTGTGAGAACACACTTCTCATTGACGGATGATATCCTGCAGTTACTGCCCCACTTCGTCGTCAACTAGCACGTTGTTTCGGCCGCCGCGTGGGCTTTCTACGCCTTTCTCTAAATTATCGAGCGACGATTCCTCTCGCCGTGGAACGATTAACTCCTAACTTGATTGCCACTAACAAGTAACCTCTGCCTTATATCTTCAAAAGCACGGACTATTCGCTGTCTGTGTTCTATAGGAATCCTATTTCTTCGTCGCATTTTATGCAAGTATACAGTGtagtacaccttttgctgttcattaccagaaaatatactttcatttataccaaaagttatatcaataacgtaaatacCTTTTTCAATAactctagaaaacatttcattagtgttgatcgaactttcaattagaatatttgaatatatatcgatattcaataaccttaactgacaaacaaatgcgcgttcagacattttgagcgggaACTGTATAGTCATTAgcatcaaaataaacttcaataacaTCAACCAACAAACAgttgcatttattgacaagcattcataaagaatagaaaattcatttgcgcaattatcataaa includes:
- the LOC136922457 gene encoding tetratricopeptide repeat protein 28-like, translated to MDDKARKEQASNNPGTDFHSRGELGKAIECHEKDLEVAREIGDRAGEGNAYGNLGNAYRLQGNFRRAIEYHEKNLKLAIEIGDRAGEGEAYGNLGCAYDSMGDFHKAIEYHKRYLKIAIEIGDLDGKGRAIGGLGNAYDSLGDFRKATEYHENALKLAKEIDDQEGEGVAYGNLGNAFFSLGDFQKAIECHKKHLKTAMEIDLLGGEGTAYGNIGNAYHALAYFRKAIEYHQRSLKTAIEIADREGEGLAYGNLGNVCNSLGDFLKALDYHKKHLKIAREIGLRAGEGTAYGNLGYTYRSLGDFRKAIEYHEKHLKIAVEVGDRAGEGTAYGNLGNAHKSLGDFRKAIEYLEKGLKIAKEIGDRAGEGRAYGNLGNTYRSLGDYGNATEYHKKHLKIAKEIGDRAGEGAAYGNLGNAYQSLGDYGKATEYHEKRLKIAKEIGDRAGEGKAYGNLGIVYNSLGDHQKATEYHEKRLKIAKEIGDRAGEGKAYGNLGIVYNSLGDHQKATEYHEKRLKIAKEIGDRAGEGKAYGNLGIVYNSLGDHQKATEYHEKRLKIAKEIGDRAGEGKAYGNLGIVYNSLGDHQKATDYHEKDLKIAKEIGDRAGEGKAYGNLGNAHKSLGDFRKAIEYLEKHLKIAKEIGDRAGEGAAYGNLGNAYKSLGDYGKATEYHEKHLKIAKEVGDRAGEGRAYGNLGNAYNSLGDYGKATEYDKNI